Below is a genomic region from Pyrococcus kukulkanii.
CTCGCCAAGAAGGGACTCAAGCTCTCTGGTTATATGGATAGTTTAGAGGGAGCTTACAAGAACGTGAGCGTTGCACTCTTTGTGTACAGGCCCCGTGAAGCCCAGGAAGTTTACAGCAAGCTTGTAAAGGCATTTAAGGAAAGCGGGTGGAAGGTTGAAGATATTACACTACCCTCGGATTTCGGGAGGAATCCCGCGGGCCACTTGGTGAACTTCACCCTTCTATCCTGGGGCAACAAAGTGGTCTACATAGAGCTGGCTGGCTTCCCGAGCGGGTATAGGATAGCCATACTCTACGGTGATGATGATAAGTGGTTCGATGTTGCCAAGGAACTTTGGTGAACCTTTTTATTCTTCTCCCAAACTTTCCCGTGATGAGAGAGGTAATAAGGTGCAGGGGGCACCCAAACGTAAAGGCAACTCACCGCTCTACCCTTGAGGTAACGAAGGAGAACTACCTAACGCCGAGGGGAGACTGCATAATATGCATCTCAGCCGATAAGGCGTTGGCAGATCTTAATCCCAAGATAAAGGAGGCAATAAGGCAGGGGAAGAAAATCAAGATAAGGATAAGAGTTGGTGAGCTGGTGGATGAGGTTATAGCCCAGGGAGATCCAAGGCTAACTCTTGAAAGTGAAGTTTCAATGGTGATCAGAAAGAGCAACTACGTAGACGGGAGGACGCTCGCGATAAAAGCGAATAAGGCCGCAAAGGACATAGACAGAAAGCTCATTGAGAGGCTAAAGAACCCAAACACCGAGGCAGTAATTGAGATTATCGTCGAGGAGGAAGGTATATAAATAATAATTTGAATTATGATAATCATGATTATCAAATTTGTCGATAGGGAGGAAGAGCTGAAGGCCTTAAGGGAGAGGCTAAATAGCGAGAGGTTTGAGCTCATAATAATTTACGGGCGGAGAAGAGTTGGCAAGACAAGACTGACACTCGAGGCTATAAAAGGTACGCCTCACGTCTATTACCTAGCAACCGAAGGCGGCAATCTAAGGCACTTCAAGGCAACGGCAGAGAAAGTGTTTCCCCACATTAAGTACGTCAAAGAAGACTGGGGGGCGCTTCTTCATGCCCTTAAAGACAAGGTTGTAGTGATAGATGAATTTCCAAACCTAATAAAGGAAAATCCTGGAATAATCTCGATATTCCAGAGGGTGATTGATCTAGAGCTTCAAAATTCCAAGACGAAGCTTGTTCTTTTAGGCTCCTCAGTGAGCATGATCAAAGAGAAAGTGCTGAGCTATAAAAGCCCCCTCTATGGGAGAAGAACTGCATCACTTAGGCTAAGGCCCCTAAGCTTTTTCTCCCTTCGAGACTTCTTCCCGGAAGCGGACACTAGAGAGCTCGTCGAAGTGTACGGACTGACTGATGGAATTCCGTACTATATAGCCCAGGTTAAGTTGCCCTTCTGGGAATGGCTTGATGAGGAGATAAAAAGTCCCCTAACCTTTTTCAGGGATGAAGTTGATTTCCTCCTTAAATACGAGTTCTCGGAACCAACAAAGTACAGGAGAATCCTCGAGGCAATAGCCTTTGGGAAAACAACCCTCAAACAGATAAAGGACTTTTCCGGCCTGAAGCATTCAGATATAACACCGTATTTAAGGAATCTCATCGAGACGAATCTCGTTAAGAGGGAAGTTCCGGTAACGGAAAGGCCGACCTCAAAGAAGGGCAGGTATTATCTAGCCGACAACTTCCTCGCGTTCTGGTTCAGGTTCATAGGGCCGAACCTGTCTAGAATAGAGGAGGGGACTTTTAGTGCTGAGGAAATCAAGGAAAGCTATGATAGCTACTTGGGCCAAGTTTTCGAGAAAGTAGCGAGACAGTTCCTCCTAAGGGTAAACAAACAGGGGAAGTTGCCCTTTAAATTCACGAGGATTGGAAAGTGGTGGCATAAGGGGGAAGAGATAGATCTAATAGCTTTAAACGATAAGGAGGGGAAGGCCCTCTTCGTTGAGGTCAAGTGGAGGGATCTGAACCTGAGAGAGGTGGAGGGTATAATTATGGATCTCAAAAGAAAGAGCGAGCTTACGGGAATTAAATATGAAAAGCACTTCGGAATCATCGCAAGGAAAATAAAAGGAAAAGAAAAGCTTGAGTTTGCTTGGGATCTTGAGGATTTTTAAATCCCGCATATTAAGGGAGTATTGATGATGAGTAGTTGGAAAGCTGATGTGTGATGAGGGACGCCCAGGCTGATGAACTATCGCGAGAAATTTTTTATATAAAGCTTGACGATAATAATTGAGGTGCATTATAATGCCAAATACACCTCCGTATGGATACTATAGCTATGGAAGAAGGATTGGTCAAAGGGAAGGATACAAAGCGGGATACAATAGTGGTTACAGAAGTGGATATAGCAGTGGATATGAAAAGGGGCTTAATGAGGGATACTCCAAGGGATATCAGGAGGGATACAGCAAAGGGTATACGGAAGGGTACAAGAAACATGAAAGCGAAGTTAAACAAATTATAAACACGCAGATAAATAAGTTATTATATGAAGATATTTTAGATGAAAATGTTGTTTTAGAGATATTGGATAAAGTATTTTCAATAGGAGGTGTCTCCGGGGATAAGTTAACTATTGCATTACATGTCTTAACATTGTTACTAGAAGGGGACATATACGGGGCAAAAGTTCTTCGGGAGGTTGCCCAATTATGGGACATTATTTAAACATTGAAGTAAATGGTAATGATATATACATAGCTGTAAATTTTGGAGGAGAAACAATAAAAGACGTTATCGGGAATTATGAAGTAGATGATTCTCTTCCCATTTTGAACATCTTCATTAATGATGGCAAAAAGCGCTGTGTTGTTAGCAACTCAAGAGTACCATGTGGATCGCTCCAGGGCAGTGATGTGCTCTTTAAAGAAGTAATGTCGAGATTTAAGGTTAACCTCCATAAGCTTAAGCTTACAATACTTTCTCCTGAGCTAATAAGGATAATGTTTGATCAACTACCAAGTAACGAGAAAACGGCTGCAGTATGGTATGTCACAAAAATAAATGATCTTGTTTACGAAGGGCTCGAAGGTTCTATTAAAAGAGCCATGAGGAATGTCGTGTCATGGGCCCAGGATGAGTTGTCTCAGATAGAATACAAAAACAATAGGGCATACAACACGTTAGAGGAGTACATTTCCAAGATTGAAAAAGAGGCAAGGTTTCATGACCATATTGCAACTGTTACTGTAACAGAATTTAAGTTGTCCTCAAAAATATATATTTCAGGTAAAAGAGTTAGGGAATTAAACGTTGACATTAAGATTACCCTGAAGTCAAAAGGATTGCTATCTAAGTTGCTAAAAAAGAATAAGGTCAAGGAGAAACTTGAGAATAACCTTTTGCCAGACTTAAAAAGAGAATTGAAAAGCATAATTGAAGGAGATGTTGACTTAACGTATACTATCCTGGCGTGAACTTACTATTTTGGCTTTCTCAAATTTTTCCTTTCTATCAAGAGGCTTTGTAGCATCTATGCCCCACTTGGCAGTTAATC
It encodes:
- a CDS encoding DUF371 domain-containing protein, which produces MMREVIRCRGHPNVKATHRSTLEVTKENYLTPRGDCIICISADKALADLNPKIKEAIRQGKKIKIRIRVGELVDEVIAQGDPRLTLESEVSMVIRKSNYVDGRTLAIKANKAAKDIDRKLIERLKNPNTEAVIEIIVEEEGI
- a CDS encoding ATP-binding protein — its product is MIIKFVDREEELKALRERLNSERFELIIIYGRRRVGKTRLTLEAIKGTPHVYYLATEGGNLRHFKATAEKVFPHIKYVKEDWGALLHALKDKVVVIDEFPNLIKENPGIISIFQRVIDLELQNSKTKLVLLGSSVSMIKEKVLSYKSPLYGRRTASLRLRPLSFFSLRDFFPEADTRELVEVYGLTDGIPYYIAQVKLPFWEWLDEEIKSPLTFFRDEVDFLLKYEFSEPTKYRRILEAIAFGKTTLKQIKDFSGLKHSDITPYLRNLIETNLVKREVPVTERPTSKKGRYYLADNFLAFWFRFIGPNLSRIEEGTFSAEEIKESYDSYLGQVFEKVARQFLLRVNKQGKLPFKFTRIGKWWHKGEEIDLIALNDKEGKALFVEVKWRDLNLREVEGIIMDLKRKSELTGIKYEKHFGIIARKIKGKEKLEFAWDLEDF
- a CDS encoding FliH/SctL family protein, which codes for MPNTPPYGYYSYGRRIGQREGYKAGYNSGYRSGYSSGYEKGLNEGYSKGYQEGYSKGYTEGYKKHESEVKQIINTQINKLLYEDILDENVVLEILDKVFSIGGVSGDKLTIALHVLTLLLEGDIYGAKVLREVAQLWDII